In Marisediminicola antarctica, one DNA window encodes the following:
- a CDS encoding type I restriction endonuclease subunit R, protein MAGMSEAQWEQLTLDTLGELGWRTTTGEQIAPGSGQRDSWADPLIRPRLLEAMRRLNPAVPAQYLKQALTEIASPASADAISENRRIHDILVDGYRLGYVDADGQEVNATIRVLSTQPEENDWLAVNQVTVRDREHTRRFDLVLYVNGMPLSVIELKKAGSERTSAAAAHAQLATYLREFPTAFRFCTFTLASDGTEDTLYGTPFTPLNHFAPWNVDDDGVPVVRGRVEGGDVVTALEDALYGLYNQERLLQLVRSFTAFDDDAGGFVKRIAKPHQYFAVTKAVGSTVQAVASNGKAGVVWHTQGSGKSMEMELYANLISRHPKLRNPTIVVITDRTELDGQLFQGFDRSLLLPEKPKQVRRRSELRDELSNRATGGIYFSTLQKFGLTDAEKASGTAHPLLSDRRNIVVIVDEAHRSHYDDLDGYARHLRDALPHATLIAFTGTPVSFDERNTREVFGEYIDIYDLTRAVDDGATVPVFFEPRLIKVALAGDLTVDDIDAAADEATLGLDETERTRLEASVAVVNAVYGAPERLDALATDIVTHWNDRRDLMRPFLEVPGKAMIVGATREICARLYDAIITLEPSWHLDELSGGRIKVVYSGTPSDVSPVVEHVRRPSDNEVIKSRLRDPDDELELVIVKDMMLTGFDAPPLHTLYLDRPLKGALLMQTLARVNRTFRGKADGLLVAYAPLVDNLAKALAEYTVRDQAEKPVGRDTGEAVDVTKELVARIRVLLEGYDWKTVLNAGGAKAYLNAATGATNYLRAVGPANAPELGAETLAAQYRKFSSQLARAWALASGGKNLPELRPEIAFFEEVRVWMAKFDARDRQARGEPIPDEVQRLLVALIDSATDAQDVVDIYAAAGMSRPSLADLTPGFVQTTQDAPNPQLAVEALRAMLLEESATAARNNVVRQRAFSDRIGELMTKYTNQQLTSAEVIAQLVELAKEIAAEASRGSSFTPPLNTDELAFYDAVTQNESAVKVQGESILAQIARDLVDVMRRDVRTDWTVRDDVRAKLRASIKRLLVKNGYPPDKQPDAIRLVMEQMETMAPRYADDRSAA, encoded by the coding sequence ATGGCCGGAATGTCTGAGGCGCAGTGGGAGCAGCTCACCCTCGACACGCTCGGTGAGCTGGGCTGGCGCACGACGACGGGCGAGCAGATCGCGCCCGGTTCCGGTCAGCGTGACTCGTGGGCTGATCCGCTCATTCGTCCGCGTCTGCTGGAGGCGATGCGTCGGCTGAACCCGGCGGTGCCCGCGCAGTACCTAAAGCAGGCGCTCACCGAGATCGCCAGCCCGGCATCCGCCGACGCGATAAGTGAGAACCGGCGCATTCACGACATCCTCGTCGACGGCTATCGACTGGGCTATGTCGACGCCGATGGGCAGGAGGTCAACGCCACCATTCGCGTGCTGAGCACGCAGCCGGAGGAGAACGACTGGCTCGCCGTCAACCAGGTCACCGTACGCGACCGAGAGCACACCCGCCGCTTCGACCTCGTGCTTTACGTCAATGGCATGCCTCTGAGCGTCATCGAGCTCAAAAAGGCGGGCTCCGAGCGGACCAGTGCTGCTGCGGCGCACGCACAGCTGGCAACGTACCTGCGCGAGTTCCCGACGGCGTTCCGATTCTGCACATTCACCCTCGCGAGCGACGGCACCGAGGACACCCTCTACGGCACGCCGTTCACGCCGCTGAACCACTTCGCGCCGTGGAACGTCGACGACGATGGTGTTCCCGTGGTGCGGGGCCGCGTCGAAGGCGGCGACGTCGTCACCGCACTGGAAGATGCCCTGTACGGGCTCTACAACCAGGAGCGCCTGCTGCAACTTGTGCGCAGCTTCACCGCGTTCGACGACGACGCCGGCGGATTCGTTAAGCGGATCGCGAAGCCGCACCAGTACTTCGCCGTGACCAAGGCGGTCGGCAGCACCGTGCAGGCCGTCGCATCCAACGGCAAGGCCGGTGTGGTCTGGCACACCCAGGGCTCCGGCAAGTCGATGGAGATGGAGCTCTACGCCAACCTCATCTCCCGGCACCCAAAGCTGCGCAATCCCACGATCGTGGTCATCACCGACCGCACCGAGCTCGACGGCCAGCTGTTCCAAGGATTCGACCGCAGCTTGCTGCTGCCGGAGAAGCCGAAGCAGGTGCGCCGGCGCAGCGAGCTCCGCGATGAGCTCAGCAACCGCGCCACGGGTGGCATCTACTTCAGCACGCTTCAGAAGTTTGGCCTCACCGACGCGGAGAAGGCATCGGGAACGGCGCATCCGCTTCTCTCCGACCGGCGCAACATCGTGGTGATCGTCGATGAGGCGCATCGCAGTCATTACGACGACCTGGACGGGTACGCCCGGCACCTGCGCGACGCGCTGCCCCACGCGACGCTGATCGCGTTCACCGGCACGCCCGTGTCGTTCGACGAACGGAACACGCGCGAGGTGTTCGGCGAATACATCGATATCTACGACCTCACTAGGGCTGTGGATGACGGCGCGACCGTGCCCGTGTTCTTCGAGCCCCGGCTCATCAAGGTGGCGCTCGCGGGGGATCTCACCGTGGACGATATCGATGCGGCCGCAGACGAGGCCACGCTCGGACTCGACGAGACCGAACGCACCCGGCTCGAGGCATCCGTCGCGGTTGTCAATGCGGTCTACGGAGCGCCCGAGCGCCTCGACGCCCTCGCCACCGACATCGTGACCCACTGGAACGACCGGCGGGATCTGATGCGCCCGTTCCTCGAGGTGCCCGGAAAGGCCATGATCGTCGGGGCCACCCGCGAGATCTGCGCGCGCCTCTACGACGCGATCATCACGCTCGAGCCGAGCTGGCACTTGGACGAGCTGAGCGGCGGACGCATCAAGGTGGTCTACTCGGGAACCCCGTCGGATGTGTCGCCGGTCGTGGAGCACGTGCGCCGGCCGTCGGACAACGAGGTCATCAAGAGCCGCCTGCGCGATCCCGACGACGAACTCGAACTCGTGATCGTCAAAGACATGATGCTCACCGGGTTCGATGCCCCGCCCCTGCACACCCTCTACCTCGACCGACCGCTCAAAGGTGCCCTGTTGATGCAGACTCTTGCGCGGGTCAACCGCACCTTCCGTGGCAAGGCCGACGGGCTGCTCGTCGCGTACGCGCCGCTTGTCGACAACCTCGCCAAGGCCCTCGCCGAGTACACGGTGCGCGACCAGGCCGAGAAGCCGGTCGGGCGGGACACCGGCGAAGCGGTTGACGTGACCAAGGAGCTCGTCGCCCGGATCCGCGTACTCCTTGAGGGCTACGACTGGAAGACCGTGCTGAACGCCGGGGGAGCAAAGGCCTACCTCAACGCCGCGACCGGTGCCACCAACTACCTTCGTGCGGTGGGACCGGCCAACGCGCCGGAACTCGGCGCAGAGACGCTCGCTGCGCAATACCGCAAGTTCTCGAGCCAACTCGCGCGGGCGTGGGCGCTGGCCTCCGGCGGCAAGAACCTTCCCGAGCTGCGTCCCGAAATCGCGTTCTTCGAGGAGGTGCGAGTGTGGATGGCAAAGTTCGACGCGCGCGACCGCCAGGCGCGTGGCGAGCCGATCCCGGACGAGGTGCAACGCCTGCTCGTCGCGCTCATCGACTCGGCGACGGATGCGCAGGACGTGGTCGACATCTACGCGGCGGCCGGGATGTCGCGTCCGTCGCTCGCGGACCTGACGCCCGGTTTCGTTCAGACGACCCAGGACGCGCCCAACCCTCAACTGGCGGTTGAAGCTTTGCGGGCGATGCTGCTCGAGGAGTCGGCGACGGCGGCGCGGAACAACGTCGTGCGGCAGCGAGCCTTCTCCGATCGCATCGGTGAGCTAATGACCAAGTACACGAACCAGCAGTTGACCTCCGCCGAGGTGATAGCGCAGCTCGTCGAGCTCGCCAAGGAGATCGCTGCCGAGGCATCCCGGGGGTCGTCGTTCACCCCACCGTTGAACACCGACGAGCTCGCGTTCTACGACGCGGTCACTCAGAACGAGTCGGCCGTCAAGGTGCAGGGGGAGAGCATCCTCGCTCAGATCGCCCGGGATCTCGTCGATGTTATGCGGCGCGATGTGCGGACCGACTGGACCGTGCGCGACGACGTGAGGGCCAAGCTGCGGGCCTCGATCAAGCGCCTGCTCGTGAAGAACGGCTATCCGCCGGACAAGCAGCCCGACGCCATCCGGCTCGTGATGGAGCAGATGGAGACGATGGCGCCGCGGTATGCGGATGATCGGAGCGCCGCCTAG
- a CDS encoding DUF732 domain-containing protein → MGALLLAALFITSMSGCMGLPNAELSLTLTPADSEPTPTQTESEVTLTPEEADNMLLAFVRAFNPDTERVSDHVLIGLGRRACEDLDSGATLDEIHAANMVQGFAQDYELAVFAMAPGAYCPEWSSTMEIWLSAF, encoded by the coding sequence ATGGGCGCTCTGCTGCTCGCGGCGCTCTTCATAACCTCGATGTCAGGGTGCATGGGACTACCGAACGCAGAACTATCACTCACGCTGACGCCAGCGGATTCAGAGCCGACGCCGACGCAAACGGAATCAGAGGTGACGCTGACGCCGGAGGAAGCAGACAATATGCTTTTGGCCTTCGTTCGCGCGTTCAACCCAGACACGGAACGGGTCTCGGATCACGTTTTGATCGGCTTGGGAAGGCGAGCATGCGAGGATCTTGATTCCGGCGCGACGCTCGATGAGATCCATGCCGCGAACATGGTCCAGGGATTCGCTCAGGACTACGAGCTTGCGGTGTTCGCAATGGCCCCTGGCGCTTACTGCCCGGAATGGTCGAGCACTATGGAGATCTGGTTGTCCGCCTTCTAG